A single window of Alosa alosa isolate M-15738 ecotype Scorff River chromosome 11, AALO_Geno_1.1, whole genome shotgun sequence DNA harbors:
- the spire2 gene encoding protein spire homolog 2 isoform X3 has product MVGGVESTEGGSEPGGNSATDEGYSGQEEEEEEEEGEVATRAVRTFRQVMALCGTRLANPTLAPEHYQSVCRALFLETLELQTFLSKIRDAKEMLKKIRTEDSQEDRSAAELDALKHTDWARLWVQLMKELRQGVKLKKVEEQPFNPLPTEFSLTPFEMLMQDIRLRKYKLRKVMVDGDIPTRVKRNAHELILEFIRSRPPLKPVSERSLPPPPQRPQSLHDRVLEGIRQERKLRPVDPPNSKRPFGSLPCLAHTCLCDMKSTSCIDLSVTELGTRPPSRPRVLLKAPTLQEMEEMNIFEEEDSPGSGEMRRAESSPTPLKRDRSFSEHDLAELRGEILPSLSESGHLGGPVVLRGERPRANTLGGAWPLPTYRASFPVAGWMPSSPARCSLSSVEEASEGVGSVSPSRGASKRQWMEEFSHPVESLTLTVDEVINVRRVLVKAEMEKFLQNKELYNNLRKGKVCCCCRVKFPLFSWPSTCLLCKRSVCSSCSAKMKIPSKKMAHIPVYTVGFHSSPRSQHRKSEVYKSLRSLSRRSVEEEFPHLYAHGCSLRDVCAECTKFVADVISSSRRSLDILNNTPKREKAPPTVSSAPTSTSANQHPQTQHLAQPTPHPQTPSTPRKKIK; this is encoded by the exons ATGGTCGGGGGGGTCGAATCCACCGAAGGTGGGAGTGAACCTGGGGGCAATAGTGCAACCGACGAAGGCTACAGTGGtcaagaggaagaagaggaggaggaggaaggcgaGGTGGCGACTCGTGCAGTGCGCACCTTTCGTCAGGTGATGGCGCTGTGTGGAACCAGGCTAGCAAACCCAACCCTCGCCCCGGAGCACTACCAGTCGGTGTGCAGGGCCCTGTTTCTGGAGACCTTAGAGCTGCAGACCTTCCTGAGTAAGATCAGAGATGCCAAAGAG ATGCTGAAGAAGATCCGCACGGAGGACAGCCAGGAGGACCGGAGCGCAGCAGAACTGGACgccctcaaacacacagactgg gctcGTCTGTGGGTGCAGCTGATGAAGGAGCTGAGGCAGGGGGTGAAGCTGAAGAAGGTGGAGGAGCAGCCCTTCAACCCGCTGCCCACCGAGTTCAGCCTCACGCCCTTCGAGATGCTCATGCAGGACATCCGCTTGCGCAAGTACAAGCTGCGCAAAGTCATG GTGGATGGTGATATTCCCACGAGGGTGAAGAGAAACGCACATGAACTCATCCTGGAATTTATCCGCTCCAGACCACCTCTAAAACCT GTGTCAGAGCGCAGcttgcccccaccaccacagcgGCCGCAGTCCCTCCATGATCGCGTCCTGGAGGGGATCCGACAGGAACGCAAGCTCAGGCCTGTGGATCCTCCCAACTCTAAGAGAC CCTTCGGCTCTCTGCCTTGCCTGGCACACACCTGCTTGTGTGACATGAAGTCCACTTCCTGTATAGACCTGTCTGTCACAGAGCTTGGGACACGCCCCCCCTCCCGCCCCAGAGTCCTGCTCAAAGCACCGACTCTGCAGGAGATGGAAGAGATGAACATCTTTGAG GAGGAAGACTCTCCGGGCAGTGGGGAGATGCGCCGGGCGGAGAGCTCCCCCACACCCCTGAAGCGGGACCGCTCCTTCTCGGAGCATGACCTGGCCGAGCTGAGGGGGGAGATCCTGCCCTCGCTGTCCGAGTCTGGGCACCTGGGCGGCCCTGTGGTGCTGAGGGGAGAGAGGCCTCGCGCCAACACGCTGGGAGGGGCCTGGCCGCTCCCCACGTACAGAG CCTCTTTTCCTGTTGCTGGCTGGATGCCGTCCTCTCCGGCTCGCTGCTCCCTGAGTTCAGTGGAGGAGGCGTCAGAAGGGGTGGGGAGTGTCTCTCCCTCTCGAGGGGCCAGCAAACGCCAGTGGATG GAGGAGTTCAGTCACCCTGTGGAGAGCCTCACATTAACAGTGGATGAGGTCATTAACGTGCGCCGAGTGCTGGTGAAGGCCGAGATGGAGAAGTTTCTGCAGAACAAAGAGCTCTACAACAATTTGAGGAAGGGCAAG GTATGCTGTTGCTGCCGGGTGAAGTTTCCACTCTTCTCTTGGCCATCCACTTGTCTTCTGTGTAAAAG GTCTGTCTGCAGTTCTTGCAGTGCAAAG ATGAAGATCCCTTCCAAGAAGATGGCGCACATTCCTGTTTACACCGTCGGCTTCCACAGCAGCCCTAGGAGCCAGCATCGCAAGAGCGAGGTCTACAA AtctctgcgctctctctctcgtcggTCGGTGGAGGAGGAGTTCCCACATCTATACGCTCACGGCTGCAGCTTGCGGGACGTGTGCGCCGAGTGCACCAAGTTCGTGGCCGACGTCATCTCCTCCAGTCGCCGCAGCTTGGACATCCTCAACAACACCCCCAAGAGGGAGAAGGCGCCCCCCACTGTGTCCTCAGCCCCTACCTCCACCTCAGCTAACCAGCACCCTCAGACTCAGCACCTGGCCCAGCCCACgccacacccacaaacaccaTCCACGCCCAGGAAGAAGATCAAgtga